The window ACCGGATGCAGAAAAAAGTAGTAAGGCCGGACGGCAGAACGGGTGGACATCCCGAAGTAGATCGCGAGAATGCACAGCAGGGCGAGGCCGTAGGGGAGACGCATCCATCCATGGGCGAGCCAGACGCCTAGAAACGGTCCGAGGTTCAGAAATCCGACGCCGATCACGGAGCCGATGGTTCTCCACCATTGAAATGAGAGCAGGGCAAAAAAATTCTTGGTGAGATTGTTGACGATGCCAAAAGCACCTTCAGCCCAGCGCAGCGAGATCAGATCTTCGCCAAACACAACTCTCGGCCGGAAACCGGCTTTCTTGATCACCTTGCCGAGTTTCATGTCGTCGAGGACTTCCATGCGCAGGGCCTTGTAGGTGCCGATCGCGTCATAGGTCGAACGCCGCACCAGATTGAAGGCGCCAACTCCCATGTGGTCGTCGGCTTTCGGGTCGGCAACTTTCCAGAGACGATGTCCGAAGACGAAGAGCGTTTGAAAAAAGGCCATCATCATTTTTTCGCCGGGAAGCTTCATGATCATGCGCGGTAAGAGGACGAGGTGATCGGCCTGCTCTGATTCGGCGTAGGTAAGGGCGCGGCGCAAGGTGTCGGGTTTGAAGAATACGTCCGCGTCGGTAAACAAGAGCCAGTCCCCGGAGGCCTGTTCCGTGGCAGTCCACATGGCGTGAGTCTTGCCCATCCATGCGGGCGGCAATTCCGTGACGTGAATGACTTTCAGTTTGCCGCGGGCTTCAGGGCGAGCGGCGACTTCGTCCATGCGCTGACCGGTGGCGTCGGTAGAGCGGTCATTGACGGCGATCACTTTGAAATTCGCGTAGTCGAGTGCGAGTAACTCGGTGAGGGTCTCGGCGATATGGGCTGCTTCGTTGCGTGCCGGGACGATGATGCTGACGCGAGGATTGCTTGCAGGCTTGCGATCCCATTCGGAGCGGGCAATGTCGGCGACGCTGGGCATGCCAATCGCGGCATCCACGATGCGGGAGAGCCAGGCCAGAGCCAGGACAATTCCAGTAATCCAAAGAGTGATCGACATCCGTGTTAGCTGGTACCTGCCTCACCGGGAGCGGCGCCGACGCGAACGGCGGGCGCGTGCTTCATCCCCAGGAACAGTATGGCAGAGGACACACCCATCGCGATGACCGGAAGGACGAATGCGATTTGCAGAGAACGGTGGTCGGCCACCCATCCCATCATGGTGGGCGAGGGGACGTCTCCGAGGATGTGGATGATGAAGATGTTGGCGGCGATGGCGGTGGCGCGGATGTGCGCGCCAACAGAATTGATAACTGCTGCATTGAGGGGAGAAGTATTCAGTAGAAGAAAAAATGCAGCGACACCGATCGCGGGCACCATCAGGCGTCCAGAGGTAAACAGCGCCACGATCATGAAGGGAATGCCCAGCGCCATACTGACGGCCGAGATCAAGTAGTACGAACTCTTCGTGCGGCGCAAAAGGTAGTCGCCCAGCCATCCGCCGGCGAGTGAGGCGAGAATTCCATCGACCACGATGATGATG of the Acidobacteriota bacterium genome contains:
- a CDS encoding glycosyltransferase; this encodes MSITLWITGIVLALAWLSRIVDAAIGMPSVADIARSEWDRKPASNPRVSIIVPARNEAAHIAETLTELLALDYANFKVIAVNDRSTDATGQRMDEVAARPEARGKLKVIHVTELPPAWMGKTHAMWTATEQASGDWLLFTDADVFFKPDTLRRALTYAESEQADHLVLLPRMIMKLPGEKMMMAFFQTLFVFGHRLWKVADPKADDHMGVGAFNLVRRSTYDAIGTYKALRMEVLDDMKLGKVIKKAGFRPRVVFGEDLISLRWAEGAFGIVNNLTKNFFALLSFQWWRTIGSVIGVGFLNLGPFLGVWLAHGWMRLPYGLALLCILAIYFGMSTRSAVRPYYFFLHPVSTALFMYILMLSMFHTLWNDGIVWRGTRYPLDELRKGMV